Proteins encoded within one genomic window of Candidatus Syntrophocurvum alkaliphilum:
- the cas3 gene encoding CRISPR-associated helicase Cas3', with protein sequence MNKLSLAAQNLWAKKSYNDGMMLWLPLMIHMKDSAVVAERLWNCWLSKGVKNIISAGTGGEEQAEKLFVFLAAIHDLGKATPVFQVKLTHPLCRELDEQIEEKLKIAGVPLRPYHEFSYAAKTPHALATQILLQNAGCNKNVASVLGAHHGKPTNHSTLNTCGVESYGFNYHLGKEGKEAWTSVQNELTEYALKLAEFPSMKDIPHPNMISQVLLSGLLVMTDWIASNEDYFPYIRLEDSIASLQTDKRIKRAWKQLSLSNPWEADNTWMNSDLYQERFGFVSTGLQKTVIKATGDINTPGILVLEAPMGVGKTEAALACAEVFAEKTNRQGVFFALPTQATSDGIFPRLKSWISYLDREAGYTISLAHGKAQFNEEYQSLKIFEGSTNINYDEEGGVLVHEWFEGQKKSMLADFVVGTIDQLLLASLKQKHLMLRHLGLANKVVVIDECHAYDAYMGQYLNRALNWLGAYGVPVIVLSATLPAEKRQSVIDAYLNEDNLPKQSNDPLAGNKSFFKEPPSWAQSRGYPLMSYTDGVQVRQEILPTDGSTRNVKLGFLAEETLLEKLEELLSDGGCVGILVNTVKRAQVLAEELRIRFGEENVKLLHSRFLAPDRAEKERVLMQELGKPGTGNKRPALRIVVGTQILEQSLDIDFDLMITDLCPIDLLLQRIGRLHRHIRARPSKLKKAQCFIMGVDGENFESTTEIIYGKYLLMRTKALLPQELTLPNDIPELVQDVYDENVALSQKANGYDEAEKKWKEVIADKEKRAKDFRIGPAWQDSPQNLVGWMDTDISEQQGEATVRDTDESIEVILIQEKNGGRLYFLSETEEGREIPLYEVPGHELARALARQRVRLPNILCMPWSIEKTISELEKYNSIKISQWQQSPWLKGELALILNESFTAKLGNYCLTYHQQEGLSYEKEEAVDA encoded by the coding sequence TTGAACAAACTTTCTTTAGCAGCTCAAAATCTTTGGGCAAAAAAATCCTACAATGATGGGATGATGTTGTGGTTGCCATTAATGATACATATGAAAGACAGTGCTGTGGTAGCAGAACGACTATGGAATTGCTGGCTATCCAAAGGAGTCAAAAATATAATTAGTGCTGGAACAGGAGGAGAAGAACAGGCGGAAAAACTTTTTGTGTTTTTGGCAGCGATTCATGATTTGGGTAAAGCAACGCCTGTTTTTCAAGTAAAATTAACTCACCCGCTATGTCGAGAATTAGATGAACAGATAGAAGAAAAACTCAAGATTGCTGGTGTACCTTTGAGGCCTTATCATGAGTTTTCCTACGCGGCTAAAACGCCACATGCTTTAGCAACGCAAATCTTGCTACAAAATGCCGGATGCAATAAGAATGTAGCATCTGTGTTGGGCGCCCATCATGGAAAACCAACCAATCATAGTACATTAAATACGTGTGGTGTGGAATCTTATGGGTTCAATTATCATCTTGGAAAAGAAGGTAAGGAAGCCTGGACCAGTGTTCAGAATGAATTGACGGAATATGCTTTAAAATTGGCTGAGTTTCCAAGTATGAAAGATATCCCCCATCCTAACATGATCTCTCAGGTATTGTTGAGCGGTCTGCTAGTGATGACAGACTGGATTGCCAGCAATGAAGATTATTTCCCCTATATTCGCTTAGAGGATTCTATTGCCTCTTTACAGACGGATAAACGCATTAAGAGGGCGTGGAAACAGCTATCTTTATCCAATCCATGGGAAGCGGATAACACATGGATGAACAGCGATCTCTATCAGGAACGTTTTGGATTTGTGTCTACCGGATTGCAAAAAACTGTGATAAAAGCAACAGGTGATATTAATACTCCAGGCATATTGGTATTGGAAGCTCCTATGGGAGTCGGAAAAACAGAAGCGGCTCTGGCTTGTGCTGAAGTATTTGCTGAAAAAACAAATAGACAAGGTGTTTTTTTTGCCCTTCCTACCCAAGCAACCTCTGATGGCATTTTCCCTCGCTTAAAGAGTTGGATCAGCTACCTAGACCGGGAAGCAGGCTACACCATCAGTCTGGCTCATGGCAAAGCACAGTTTAATGAAGAATACCAGTCTTTGAAAATATTCGAAGGCAGCACCAATATAAATTACGATGAAGAAGGCGGCGTACTTGTGCATGAATGGTTTGAAGGACAAAAAAAATCCATGTTGGCCGATTTTGTTGTTGGAACCATCGACCAACTTTTACTGGCTTCCCTCAAACAAAAACACCTGATGCTTAGACATTTGGGATTGGCTAACAAGGTGGTTGTTATTGATGAATGTCACGCTTATGATGCCTACATGGGTCAATATCTGAATAGAGCTCTAAACTGGCTAGGAGCCTATGGCGTTCCGGTTATAGTTCTTTCAGCCACCTTGCCTGCAGAAAAACGACAGTCGGTGATTGATGCCTATCTTAACGAAGATAACCTTCCCAAACAGTCCAATGACCCTTTGGCAGGTAATAAATCCTTCTTTAAGGAACCGCCATCATGGGCGCAAAGCAGGGGATATCCCCTAATGTCCTATACCGATGGGGTTCAAGTGAGGCAGGAAATATTACCGACTGATGGCTCAACACGAAATGTTAAGCTGGGTTTTCTCGCAGAAGAAACATTGTTGGAAAAGCTGGAGGAACTTCTGTCTGATGGTGGATGTGTAGGGATTTTGGTCAATACCGTTAAACGAGCGCAAGTCTTGGCAGAGGAACTTAGAATTAGGTTTGGAGAAGAAAACGTGAAGTTGCTTCATTCCCGGTTCCTTGCACCGGACAGAGCTGAAAAGGAGCGAGTGTTAATGCAGGAACTGGGGAAACCCGGGACGGGGAATAAGCGCCCGGCACTCCGGATTGTAGTAGGCACTCAGATATTGGAACAATCCTTGGATATTGATTTCGATTTGATGATCACAGACCTTTGTCCAATAGATTTACTGTTACAGCGCATCGGACGTCTTCATCGACACATAAGGGCACGACCATCAAAACTTAAAAAAGCCCAATGTTTTATCATGGGAGTTGATGGTGAAAATTTTGAATCAACCACTGAGATAATCTATGGCAAATATTTGTTGATGCGTACGAAAGCACTGTTGCCACAGGAGTTAACGCTTCCCAATGACATCCCTGAACTAGTGCAGGATGTGTATGACGAAAACGTCGCTCTTTCTCAAAAAGCAAATGGTTATGACGAGGCCGAAAAGAAATGGAAAGAAGTGATAGCAGACAAAGAAAAACGAGCCAAAGACTTTAGAATAGGTCCTGCATGGCAAGATTCTCCGCAAAACCTGGTGGGCTGGATGGACACCGATATATCCGAACAACAAGGTGAGGCAACTGTCAGAGATACAGATGAGTCAATAGAGGTAATTCTGATTCAGGAAAAAAACGGCGGTCGTTTGTATTTTTTGTCCGAGACAGAGGAGGGGCGAGAGATACCCTTATATGAAGTGCCCGGCCACGAACTGGCACGTGCCCTAGCCAGACAAAGAGTACGTCTGCCCAACATTTTATGCATGCCGTGGTCTATTGAAAAAACCATATCAGAATTAGAAAAATACAACAGCATAAAAATTTCCCAATGGCAACAATCTCCTTGGTTAAAGGGTGAACTGGCTCTGATCCTTAATGAATCATTTACAGCTAAACTGGGAAATTATTGTTTAACTTATCATCAGCAGGAAGGACTAAGTTATGAAAAGGAGGAGGCTGTGGATGCTTGA
- a CDS encoding indolepyruvate oxidoreductase subunit beta, with translation MQKQIKDILIVGVGGQGTLLTSRILAQVAVQMGQDVKVSEVHGMAQRGGSVVTQVRYGEKVYSPIIKKGDADIILAFEKIEAARWLGFLKPDGKVIINDDRVDPLPVMSGKAKYPINITDKISQLVPDTQIVDATSLAIECGNIKSANVVLVGMLSDAIGLPPEEVEKAIKKMVPEKALDVNLKAFEEGRKLLSNAS, from the coding sequence GGACAAGGTACTCTTTTAACAAGTAGAATTTTAGCTCAAGTTGCTGTTCAGATGGGGCAGGATGTTAAAGTATCAGAAGTACATGGGATGGCCCAAAGAGGCGGAAGTGTGGTTACTCAAGTGCGTTATGGTGAAAAAGTATATTCACCTATTATAAAAAAAGGTGATGCAGATATTATCCTTGCATTTGAAAAAATTGAAGCAGCTCGTTGGCTAGGGTTTTTAAAACCAGATGGAAAAGTAATAATAAATGACGATAGAGTAGATCCATTGCCAGTAATGAGTGGTAAAGCAAAATATCCTATAAATATAACCGATAAAATAAGTCAATTAGTTCCAGATACCCAAATAGTAGATGCTACATCATTAGCAATAGAATGTGGAAATATTAAATCTGCTAATGTTGTTTTAGTAGGTATGCTGAGTGATGCAATAGGCTTACCACCTGAAGAGGTTGAAAAAGCTATTAAAAAAATGGTACCTGAAAAAGCTTTAGATGTAAACTTAAAGGCTTTTGAAGAAGGACGTAAACTATTATCTAATGCCAGCTAG
- the rlmD gene encoding 23S rRNA (uracil(1939)-C(5))-methyltransferase RlmD, with product MHSVIDGITHRGEGVARINKKAVFVPFTIPGEEINIHITSENKRFSRGRIKTIKKVSEDRVEPLCPHFYTCGGCVYQHVNYDRELKLKQKVVEDNIKRIGKLDIPVNPIIGLENPWRYRNKITWHLFKNTHYELGYYRYDDNHLFPVQTCKLIPEIIETISNKTKMILNKFIVEGCTEIIVRCTSLGDKMLIFYGEELVTLPKDLIAYLKDYTDSIYLVNKQTEQLLEGKKTIREKVSNINYDISPLSFFQVNHIQTERLFTLVKELGEFKKEETVLDAYCGIGAISLYIADSVEKVIGIESYEKAVIDARHNAKLNNIKNCTFIAGDVEKVLPKLNEKYDTVIVDPPRAGCDKEMLNTLCELQPNKIIYVSCNPSTLARDLAVINNNGYNPKIIQPIDMFPQTHHVECVVLIERE from the coding sequence TTGCATAGTGTAATTGATGGCATAACACATAGAGGAGAAGGGGTTGCTAGAATAAATAAAAAAGCAGTTTTTGTACCATTTACAATTCCTGGAGAAGAAATAAATATTCATATAACATCGGAAAATAAAAGATTTTCTCGAGGAAGAATTAAAACCATAAAAAAGGTCAGTGAAGATAGAGTAGAACCTTTATGTCCTCATTTTTATACATGTGGTGGTTGTGTCTATCAGCATGTGAATTATGATAGAGAACTAAAGCTAAAACAAAAAGTAGTAGAAGATAATATTAAACGAATAGGTAAACTAGACATACCTGTTAACCCTATAATAGGTTTAGAAAATCCTTGGAGATACAGAAACAAAATAACATGGCATCTATTTAAAAATACTCACTATGAGCTTGGATACTATCGTTATGATGATAATCATTTATTTCCTGTACAAACCTGTAAACTTATACCAGAAATAATAGAGACAATAAGTAATAAAACTAAAATGATATTAAATAAATTTATAGTAGAAGGTTGTACTGAAATAATTGTTAGGTGTACTAGTCTAGGTGACAAAATGCTTATTTTCTATGGAGAAGAACTAGTGACTTTACCTAAAGATCTAATTGCTTACCTTAAAGATTATACTGATTCAATATATTTGGTTAATAAACAAACTGAACAATTATTAGAAGGTAAAAAAACAATTAGAGAAAAGGTTAGCAATATTAATTACGATATATCGCCATTATCTTTCTTCCAAGTAAATCATATACAAACAGAGAGGTTATTTACTTTAGTAAAAGAATTAGGTGAGTTTAAAAAAGAAGAAACCGTCTTAGATGCTTACTGTGGTATAGGTGCTATATCTTTATATATAGCCGATTCAGTTGAAAAAGTAATAGGAATTGAATCATATGAAAAAGCAGTAATAGATGCTAGGCACAATGCTAAGCTAAACAATATAAAAAACTGCACATTCATAGCTGGAGATGTAGAAAAGGTATTGCCTAAATTAAATGAAAAATATGATACAGTTATCGTTGATCCACCTAGGGCGGGATGTGATAAAGAAATGCTTAACACATTATGTGAGTTGCAACCAAATAAAATCATATACGTATCTTGTAACCCGTCAACACTTGCTAGGGATTTAGCTGTAATTAATAATAATGGTTATAACCCAAAAATTATTCAACCAATTGATATGTTTCCGCAAACGCACCACGTTGAGTGTGTCGTGTTGATAGAGAGGGAGTAG